A genomic segment from Micromonospora echinaurantiaca encodes:
- a CDS encoding thiamine pyrophosphate-dependent dehydrogenase E1 component subunit alpha encodes MTDADPVRLYRTVRLVRRFEERAIELVRAGHIVGGIHPYLGQEGIAAGVCAALGADDVVVGTHRGHGHVLAKGADPARMLAELCGRATGLNAGRGGSMHAADFGVGVLGANAIVGASGAIVTGAVWARRRRGADTVGVSFFGDGAVNEGMLLEAFNLAALWRVPVLFVCENNGYATTMPVAGAVAGSITGRAAAFGMPAAVVDGQDPEAVRDAAAAAVARLRAGGGPELIEASTYRFDAHHTFEHVVRLDYRPPEEVARGRARDPVVIQGARLSAADRAAVDAEVERELAAAVEFALASPEPDPAGALAHLYASGLTARTGGG; translated from the coding sequence GTGACCGACGCCGACCCGGTCCGGCTCTACCGCACGGTCCGGCTGGTCCGCCGGTTCGAGGAGCGGGCCATCGAGCTGGTCCGCGCCGGGCACATCGTCGGCGGCATCCACCCGTACCTCGGCCAGGAGGGGATCGCCGCCGGCGTGTGCGCCGCGCTGGGCGCCGACGACGTGGTCGTCGGCACCCACCGGGGGCACGGGCACGTGCTGGCCAAGGGCGCCGACCCGGCCCGGATGCTCGCCGAGCTGTGCGGCCGGGCCACCGGCCTGAACGCCGGCCGGGGCGGCTCGATGCACGCCGCGGACTTCGGCGTCGGTGTGCTCGGCGCCAACGCCATCGTCGGCGCGTCCGGCGCGATCGTCACCGGGGCGGTCTGGGCCCGCCGGCGGCGCGGCGCGGACACCGTCGGGGTGAGTTTCTTCGGCGACGGTGCGGTCAACGAGGGGATGCTGCTGGAGGCGTTCAACCTGGCCGCGCTCTGGCGGGTGCCGGTGCTGTTCGTCTGCGAGAACAACGGCTACGCCACCACCATGCCGGTCGCCGGCGCGGTGGCCGGCAGCATCACCGGCCGGGCCGCCGCGTTCGGCATGCCGGCCGCCGTCGTGGACGGCCAGGACCCCGAGGCGGTACGCGACGCCGCGGCGGCCGCCGTCGCCCGGCTGCGGGCCGGCGGCGGCCCCGAGCTGATCGAGGCGAGCACCTACCGGTTCGACGCCCACCACACCTTCGAGCATGTGGTACGCCTCGACTACCGCCCGCCCGAGGAGGTGGCCCGGGGCCGGGCCCGCGACCCGGTGGTGATCCAGGGCGCCCGGCTGTCCGCCGCCGACCGGGCCGCGGTGGACGCCGAGGTCGAGCGGGAGCTGGCCGCGGCGGTGGAGTTCGCCCTGGCCAGCCCCGAGCCGGACCCGGCCGGCGCGCTGGCGCACCTGTACGCCAGCGGCCTCACCGCCCGCACCGGAGGTGGTTGA
- a CDS encoding DUF3050 domain-containing protein, with protein MSRYDWGKTHPGIERLEKAVTDRRDAVVKHPLYANLDTHEALVTFMEHHVFAVWDFMSLLKSLQRQLTCVTVPWIPTGPTGSRRLINDIVMVEESDELGDGYTSHFELYVQGMREAGADTTAVDRLVELLRAGRPVGAALGEAGVLAASAAFAATTWRIIEGTPVHCQAAAFAFGREDLIPDMFAQVVAINERSRRLHTFVDYLERHIEVDGEQHTPMAMQMLADLCGDDDAKWQECADTVNTALAARARLWDDILAAIKAGRGR; from the coding sequence ATGTCACGGTACGACTGGGGTAAGACGCACCCGGGGATCGAGCGGCTGGAGAAGGCGGTGACCGACCGCCGCGACGCGGTGGTCAAGCACCCGCTCTACGCCAACCTGGACACCCACGAGGCGCTGGTCACCTTCATGGAGCACCACGTCTTCGCGGTGTGGGACTTCATGTCGCTGCTGAAGTCGTTGCAGCGGCAGCTCACCTGCGTCACCGTGCCGTGGATCCCGACCGGGCCGACCGGCAGCCGCCGGCTGATCAACGACATCGTGATGGTGGAGGAGAGCGACGAGCTCGGCGACGGCTACACCAGCCACTTCGAGCTGTACGTGCAGGGCATGCGGGAGGCCGGCGCCGACACCACCGCGGTGGACCGGCTGGTCGAGCTGCTGCGCGCCGGCCGGCCGGTCGGCGCGGCGCTGGGCGAGGCCGGGGTGCTCGCCGCGTCGGCCGCGTTCGCCGCCACCACCTGGCGGATCATCGAGGGTACCCCGGTGCACTGCCAGGCGGCCGCCTTCGCGTTCGGCCGGGAGGACCTGATCCCGGACATGTTCGCCCAGGTCGTCGCGATCAACGAACGCAGCCGGCGACTGCACACGTTCGTCGACTACCTGGAGCGGCACATCGAGGTCGACGGCGAGCAGCACACCCCGATGGCCATGCAGATGCTCGCCGACCTGTGCGGCGACGACGACGCGAAGTGGCAGGAGTGCGCGGACACGGTGAACACCGCGCTGGCCGCCCGGGCCCGGCTCTGGGACGACATCCTCGCCGCGATCAAGGCCGGTCGCGGGCGGTGA
- a CDS encoding phytanoyl-CoA dioxygenase family protein produces the protein MTTTEFDPTLTAEEEALLPSDEDVRFYAEHGWYLSKKLLTDEEVDALAAAAERYYAGERDRRLPVRPPKLAYWEPAKGAVQRHNDYVHHEHDGLAAILRKPLIGAVAARLAQAEEIRVFQSTLIYKPPISGEPSNIVPWHFDKHYWASSSSERMLTAFIPFHDCGEEMGTITMVDGSHRWREVGADDTVVRHFAERDRDQLEEMLAANAAHNGVEIRKVPMVIPKGHLSFHHCRTYHGSGANVSGRPRQAISLHLQDGDNAWRAYPLSDGSLAAYNHDVLVRRTADGRPDYADPEYCPVIWRHRAQQGG, from the coding sequence GTGACCACGACCGAGTTCGACCCGACGCTGACCGCCGAGGAGGAGGCGCTGCTGCCCTCGGACGAAGACGTGCGGTTCTACGCCGAGCACGGCTGGTACCTGTCGAAGAAGCTGCTCACCGACGAGGAGGTGGACGCCCTCGCGGCGGCCGCCGAGCGTTACTACGCCGGCGAGCGGGACCGCCGGCTGCCGGTACGCCCGCCGAAGCTGGCCTACTGGGAGCCGGCGAAGGGCGCGGTGCAGCGGCACAACGACTACGTCCACCACGAGCACGACGGGCTCGCCGCGATCCTGCGCAAGCCGCTGATCGGCGCGGTCGCCGCGCGGCTCGCCCAGGCCGAGGAGATCCGCGTGTTCCAGTCCACGCTGATCTACAAGCCGCCGATCTCCGGCGAGCCGAGCAACATCGTGCCCTGGCACTTCGACAAGCACTACTGGGCGTCCTCGTCGTCCGAGCGGATGCTGACCGCGTTCATCCCGTTCCACGACTGCGGCGAGGAGATGGGCACCATCACCATGGTCGACGGCTCGCACCGCTGGCGGGAGGTCGGCGCCGACGACACGGTGGTGCGGCACTTCGCCGAGCGCGACCGCGACCAGTTGGAGGAGATGCTGGCCGCGAACGCGGCGCACAACGGCGTCGAGATCCGCAAGGTCCCGATGGTGATCCCCAAGGGACACCTGAGCTTCCACCACTGCCGCACCTACCACGGCAGCGGCGCCAACGTCAGCGGCCGCCCCCGGCAGGCGATCTCGCTGCACCTGCAGGACGGCGACAACGCCTGGCGGGCGTACCCGCTCTCCGACGGCTCGCTCGCCGCCTACAACCACGACGTGCTGGTCCGCCGCACCGCCGACGGGCGGCCGGACTACGCGGACCCCGAATACTGCCCGGTCATCTGGCGCCACCGCGCCCAGCAGGGAGGCTGA
- the hppD gene encoding 4-hydroxyphenylpyruvate dioxygenase — translation MDIRGIDHIELYVGDARQAAFYFGRAVGFRLSGQGGPETGLAGRRSLLLSQADIRMVLTTGLTAEHPAARYVQRHGDGVAVVAVEVDDAAGAYAELVARGATGVTPPVTFTGADAEVVTAEVGGFGDVLHRLVERRGDRRDFLPGAVEPTPPPPGDDAPLLAEIDHLAVCVPPGQLAATVRHYREVFGFAEIFTEHIEVDGQAMNSTVVQSPSGRVTLVLLEPDRGHRPGQIDAFLDQHSGAGVQHLGLRTDDIVGAVGALAARGVRFAATPGSYYDELEARVGRVDAPLDRLRELGVLVDRDHAGQLLQIFTESMHVRRTFFLELIERRGALTFGSGNIKALYEAKERELAATAAVPQGVGA, via the coding sequence ATGGACATCCGTGGAATCGACCACATCGAACTCTACGTGGGGGACGCGCGGCAGGCCGCCTTCTACTTCGGCCGCGCGGTCGGCTTCCGGCTGAGCGGCCAGGGCGGCCCGGAGACCGGGCTGGCCGGCCGGCGCTCGCTGCTGCTGAGCCAGGCGGACATCCGGATGGTGCTCACCACCGGGCTGACCGCCGAGCACCCGGCCGCCCGCTACGTGCAGCGGCACGGCGACGGCGTCGCGGTGGTCGCCGTCGAGGTCGACGACGCCGCCGGGGCGTACGCCGAACTGGTGGCCCGGGGAGCGACCGGGGTGACCCCGCCGGTCACCTTCACCGGCGCGGACGCCGAGGTGGTCACCGCCGAGGTGGGCGGCTTCGGCGACGTGCTGCACCGGCTGGTGGAGCGGCGCGGCGACCGGCGCGACTTCCTGCCCGGCGCGGTGGAGCCGACCCCACCGCCGCCCGGTGACGACGCCCCGCTGCTCGCCGAGATCGACCACCTGGCGGTCTGCGTGCCGCCGGGGCAGCTCGCCGCGACCGTCCGGCACTACCGGGAGGTGTTCGGCTTCGCGGAGATCTTCACCGAGCACATCGAGGTCGACGGGCAGGCGATGAACTCCACGGTGGTGCAGAGCCCGTCCGGCCGGGTCACCCTGGTGCTGCTGGAGCCGGACCGCGGCCACCGGCCGGGGCAGATCGACGCCTTCCTCGACCAGCACTCCGGCGCCGGGGTGCAGCACCTGGGGCTGCGCACCGACGACATCGTCGGCGCGGTCGGCGCGCTCGCCGCCCGGGGGGTGCGCTTCGCGGCCACCCCGGGCAGCTACTACGACGAGCTGGAGGCCCGGGTCGGCCGGGTCGACGCGCCGCTGGACCGGCTGCGCGAGCTGGGCGTGCTGGTCGACCGGGACCACGCCGGGCAGCTGTTGCAGATCTTCACCGAGTCGATGCACGTGCGCCGCACCTTCTTCCTCGAACTGATCGAGCGGCGCGGGGCGCTGACCTTCGGCAGCGGCAACATCAAGGCGCTCTACGAGGCCAAGGAACGGGAGCTGGCCGCGACCGCGGCCGTACCGCAGGGGGTGGGTGCGTGA
- a CDS encoding beta-ketoacyl-[acyl-carrier-protein] synthase family protein: MTAVITGMGLFTPVGRGVEATFDALCTGRSGLARPPAGHPAADCLEVAGLLPPVDPRSVASGPETRVLDRIVVLALHAAADALADAGIEVGRDVDPDRVAVIVGGVGGMSTLEEQVLARAARGRAAVSPYLLTGILPNMPSARIAIRYGIRGYTSSVGTACASGAQSVADAVRLIRAGEADVVLCGASEAPLFPTFADTFGNARALARGWADPAAASRPFDTRRNGFVLAEGAALLVLERADHAAARGATGYAEVAGYGATTDAYHPTAPRPDGAGAAECMRRALASGGVPAARVGYVNAHGTGTKLGDIAETTALAEVFGAHGVPVSSTKALTGHLLGASGVLEAAATALALGRGLLPPTHNLDDPDPACPADHIRKEPRATETEYALTNSFGFGGQNVSLLLARAARPGR, encoded by the coding sequence ATGACCGCCGTGATCACCGGGATGGGCCTGTTCACCCCGGTCGGGCGCGGCGTCGAGGCGACCTTCGACGCGCTCTGCACCGGCCGGTCCGGGTTGGCCCGCCCGCCGGCCGGGCACCCCGCCGCCGACTGCCTGGAGGTCGCCGGCCTGCTGCCGCCGGTCGACCCGCGTTCCGTCGCGTCCGGCCCGGAGACCCGGGTACTGGACCGGATCGTGGTGCTCGCGCTGCACGCCGCGGCCGACGCGCTCGCCGACGCCGGCATCGAGGTGGGCAGGGACGTCGACCCGGACCGGGTCGCGGTGATCGTCGGCGGGGTGGGCGGCATGTCGACGCTGGAGGAGCAGGTGCTGGCCCGGGCCGCCCGGGGGCGGGCGGCGGTCAGCCCGTACCTGCTCACCGGGATCCTGCCGAACATGCCGTCGGCGCGGATCGCGATCCGGTACGGCATCCGCGGCTACACCTCCTCGGTCGGCACCGCCTGCGCCTCCGGCGCCCAGTCGGTCGCCGACGCGGTCCGGCTGATCCGGGCCGGTGAGGCGGACGTGGTGCTCTGCGGGGCCAGCGAGGCGCCGCTCTTCCCCACCTTCGCCGACACGTTCGGCAACGCCCGGGCGCTCGCCCGGGGCTGGGCCGATCCCGCCGCCGCGAGCCGGCCCTTCGACACCCGCCGCAACGGCTTCGTGCTCGCCGAGGGGGCGGCGCTGCTGGTGCTGGAACGCGCCGACCACGCCGCCGCCCGGGGCGCCACCGGCTACGCCGAGGTGGCCGGATACGGGGCCACCACCGACGCGTACCACCCGACCGCGCCGCGACCGGACGGCGCGGGCGCGGCCGAGTGCATGCGGCGGGCGCTGGCCAGCGGTGGCGTGCCGGCCGCCCGGGTCGGCTACGTCAACGCGCACGGCACCGGCACGAAGCTCGGCGACATCGCCGAGACCACCGCGCTCGCGGAGGTCTTCGGGGCGCACGGGGTGCCGGTCAGCTCCACCAAGGCGCTCACCGGGCACCTGCTCGGCGCGTCCGGCGTGCTGGAGGCGGCGGCCACCGCGCTGGCGCTAGGCCGCGGGCTGCTGCCGCCGACGCACAACCTGGACGACCCGGATCCGGCCTGCCCGGCCGACCACATCCGCAAGGAGCCCCGGGCGACGGAGACGGAGTACGCGCTGACCAACTCCTTCGGCTTCGGCGGCCAGAACGTGAGCCTGCTGCTCGCGCGGGCCGCCCGGCCGGGGAGGTGA
- a CDS encoding class I adenylate-forming enzyme family protein, whose translation MRSRGLRGRLAADERIGAGNVLARVLAHDADPDGPGLTFDTAVDGYPAEHPLTLGQLDQRVAARAAWLHARGIGPRDPVAVWATAAADMVLSYLALTRLGAIPALMNGKLRPEIAAEYIRRLRGVGVLADDAHTALLAGHELGVPVIGSPAEAGAGDPAAAPAHYPHHGDDPVVITHTSGTTGVPKAVLHSHASLFAATRHLLTMPQAQGTSRILNALPAPHTATVLMVNQALGNRAEMFLLSDQGGERVLDAIQRWRPDGVFGFSVTWAELARFDLSGYDLDSVRLWFNTGDCSHEPHIRRLVAVGSRDVVTRDGVVRVPGSVFIDGLGSSEMGHSMFHVTHRTDTDRYGRCIGRPYRFTKVAVLDEHGDPVPPGQPGWLGIDSPSLFRGYWNDSVTTYRFRQRGWYLTGDLVYADADGRYYHLDRAVDSVDAGDGRRFYTAMSEERILAACPDVTDCTVVIVADGGTVVTDVLLELAAGVDPAQDRTERVRAALGPDVGATLRRVVPVRSTDIPVTVTGKVRKVALRERYLTGTPA comes from the coding sequence ATGAGGAGCAGGGGACTGCGCGGCCGGCTGGCCGCCGACGAGCGGATCGGCGCCGGCAACGTGCTGGCCCGGGTGCTGGCGCACGACGCCGACCCGGACGGGCCGGGACTCACCTTCGACACCGCGGTCGACGGCTACCCGGCCGAACACCCGCTCACCCTCGGCCAGCTCGACCAGCGGGTGGCCGCCCGGGCCGCCTGGCTGCACGCCCGGGGGATCGGGCCGCGGGACCCGGTCGCGGTCTGGGCCACCGCCGCCGCCGACATGGTGCTCAGCTACCTCGCGCTGACCCGGCTCGGCGCCATCCCGGCGCTGATGAACGGCAAGCTCCGCCCGGAGATCGCCGCCGAGTACATCCGCCGGCTACGCGGCGTCGGCGTGCTCGCCGACGACGCGCACACCGCGCTGCTGGCCGGGCACGAGCTCGGCGTACCGGTGATCGGCAGCCCCGCCGAGGCGGGCGCCGGCGACCCGGCCGCCGCCCCGGCGCACTACCCGCACCACGGCGACGACCCGGTCGTCATCACCCACACTTCGGGCACCACCGGGGTGCCGAAGGCGGTGCTGCACTCGCACGCCAGCCTCTTCGCCGCCACCCGGCACCTGCTCACCATGCCGCAGGCGCAGGGCACCAGCCGGATCCTCAACGCGCTGCCCGCCCCGCACACCGCCACCGTGCTCATGGTCAACCAGGCGCTCGGCAACCGGGCGGAGATGTTCCTCCTCTCCGACCAGGGCGGCGAGCGGGTGCTCGACGCGATCCAGCGGTGGCGCCCGGACGGTGTGTTCGGCTTCTCGGTGACCTGGGCGGAACTGGCCCGCTTCGACCTGTCCGGATACGACCTGGACTCGGTGCGGCTGTGGTTCAACACGGGCGACTGCTCGCACGAGCCGCACATCCGCCGGCTGGTCGCGGTCGGCTCCCGGGACGTCGTCACCCGCGACGGGGTGGTCCGGGTGCCCGGCTCGGTCTTCATCGACGGCCTCGGCTCCAGCGAGATGGGGCACTCGATGTTCCACGTCACCCACCGCACCGACACCGACCGCTACGGCCGCTGTATCGGCCGGCCGTACCGCTTCACCAAGGTCGCCGTGCTCGACGAGCACGGCGACCCGGTGCCGCCCGGCCAGCCGGGCTGGCTCGGCATCGACTCGCCGTCGCTGTTCCGCGGCTACTGGAACGACTCGGTCACCACCTACCGGTTCCGCCAGCGCGGCTGGTACCTCACCGGCGACCTGGTCTACGCCGACGCCGACGGCCGGTACTACCACCTGGACCGGGCGGTCGACTCGGTCGACGCGGGCGACGGGCGGCGGTTCTACACCGCGATGTCCGAGGAGCGGATCCTCGCCGCCTGTCCCGACGTCACCGACTGCACGGTGGTGATCGTCGCCGACGGCGGCACCGTGGTCACCGACGTGCTGCTGGAACTCGCCGCCGGCGTCGACCCGGCGCAGGACCGCACCGAGCGGGTCCGCGCCGCGCTCGGCCCGGACGTCGGCGCCACCCTGCGCCGGGTGGTACCGGTCCGCTCCACCGACATCCCGGTCACCGTCACCGGCAAGGTGCGCAAGGTCGCCCTGCGCGAGCGATACCTCACCGGGACCCCCGCATGA
- a CDS encoding beta-ketoacyl synthase chain length factor: protein MTGPGRATGLAVLAEAAWPEPGDGPPPPLPGYLHSAFNPLVAAVAERCLTRAYRAAPAPDGARCAIVLVSAEGDRASAAHVRATVAAGRRPGPLFFFQSVPNSVAGHVAARWGLAGPVLCLSPTGDPRADGIAAADLLVHDGDADAALLVLIDDASDDGGADSAVAVLLGGGDIR, encoded by the coding sequence GTGACCGGGCCGGGCCGGGCTACCGGGCTCGCCGTGCTGGCCGAGGCGGCCTGGCCGGAACCCGGCGACGGCCCGCCGCCGCCGCTGCCCGGGTACCTGCACTCGGCGTTCAACCCGCTGGTCGCGGCGGTGGCCGAGCGCTGCCTCACCCGCGCCTACCGGGCGGCGCCCGCGCCGGACGGCGCGCGGTGCGCGATCGTGCTGGTCAGCGCCGAGGGCGACCGGGCCAGCGCGGCGCACGTACGGGCCACCGTGGCCGCCGGCCGCCGCCCCGGGCCGCTGTTCTTCTTCCAGTCGGTGCCCAACAGCGTGGCCGGGCACGTGGCCGCCCGCTGGGGGCTGGCCGGGCCGGTGCTCTGCCTCTCGCCGACCGGCGACCCACGGGCCGACGGGATCGCCGCGGCCGACCTGCTGGTGCACGACGGCGACGCCGACGCGGCGTTGCTGGTCCTGATCGACGACGCATCCGACGACGGCGGTGCGGACTCAGCCGTCGCGGTGCTGCTGGGGGGAGGAGACATCCGATGA
- a CDS encoding beta-ketoacyl-[acyl-carrier-protein] synthase family protein, which produces MAEAATVQLTGVHATSALGRGAAAQLAGALAGAPAFRPVRRFDTGSRRVDAAATLPEVGDLPDELAESVTEACRAAGLDAARRAGCALLLAVHGGPGVPALAGTLAGWTGLGGPTRVYTTACVSATSAVADAAALIRRGDTDRVVVAAGYLVEADQYALFDAGRALATDGAVRPFSAGRTGLLLGDGVAAVVLESARAARRPLADLLGWARAGDAYHPCQPHPAGRGMARAVGAALGRAGLPAEALGYVNANATGTGHSDAAEAAALRSALGRAAAGVPVSSTKALHGHALEASGLLELVVTVLALRHGKLPVNAGWLGPDPDCPLDVIRDAPRPAATRYALTLNAAFGGANTALLVGAA; this is translated from the coding sequence ATGGCTGAGGCGGCCACCGTCCAGCTCACCGGCGTGCACGCGACCAGCGCCCTCGGCCGGGGCGCGGCGGCGCAACTGGCCGGCGCGCTGGCCGGTGCGCCGGCGTTCCGGCCGGTCCGCCGCTTCGACACCGGCAGCCGCCGGGTGGACGCGGCGGCCACCCTGCCCGAGGTGGGCGACCTGCCCGACGAACTGGCCGAGTCGGTGACCGAGGCATGCCGGGCGGCCGGGCTGGACGCCGCCCGGCGGGCCGGCTGCGCGCTGCTGCTGGCCGTGCACGGCGGCCCGGGAGTCCCGGCGCTCGCCGGCACCCTCGCCGGCTGGACCGGCCTCGGCGGCCCGACCCGGGTCTACACCACCGCCTGCGTCTCGGCGACCAGCGCGGTGGCCGACGCGGCGGCGCTGATCCGGCGCGGCGACACCGACCGGGTGGTGGTCGCCGCCGGCTACCTGGTCGAAGCGGACCAGTACGCCCTCTTCGACGCCGGCCGCGCGCTGGCCACCGACGGCGCGGTACGCCCGTTCAGCGCCGGCCGCACCGGGCTGCTGCTCGGCGACGGGGTCGCCGCGGTGGTGCTGGAGTCCGCCCGGGCCGCCCGCCGGCCGCTGGCCGACCTGCTCGGCTGGGCCCGCGCCGGCGACGCGTACCACCCGTGCCAGCCGCACCCGGCCGGCCGTGGGATGGCCCGCGCGGTCGGCGCCGCGCTGGGCCGGGCCGGGTTGCCGGCCGAGGCGCTCGGCTACGTCAACGCCAACGCCACCGGCACCGGACACAGCGACGCCGCCGAGGCGGCGGCCCTGCGCTCGGCGCTCGGCCGGGCGGCGGCGGGCGTCCCGGTCAGCTCCACCAAGGCGCTGCACGGGCACGCGCTGGAGGCGTCCGGGCTGCTCGAACTGGTGGTCACCGTGCTGGCGCTGCGGCACGGGAAGCTGCCGGTGAACGCCGGCTGGCTCGGTCCCGACCCGGACTGCCCGCTGGACGTGATCCGGGACGCGCCCCGGCCCGCCGCGACCCGGTACGCGCTGACCCTGAACGCCGCCTTCGGCGGCGCGAACACCGCCCTGCTGGTCGGTGCGGCGTGA
- a CDS encoding acyl carrier protein: MSTEVRAFVIEQLADMNYDVEGIDDDTTLGPSGVDLESLALADLAVRVEDRYGLKFADDESEQLALMTVGEFTAMVADRVATATSDKS; this comes from the coding sequence ATGTCAACCGAGGTCCGCGCCTTCGTCATCGAGCAGCTCGCCGACATGAACTACGACGTCGAGGGGATCGACGACGACACCACCCTCGGCCCGTCCGGTGTGGACCTGGAGTCGCTGGCCCTCGCCGACCTGGCGGTCCGGGTGGAGGACCGCTACGGCCTGAAGTTCGCCGACGACGAGTCGGAGCAGCTCGCGCTGATGACCGTCGGCGAGTTCACCGCGATGGTCGCCGACCGGGTCGCCACGGCGACGAGCGACAAGTCCTGA
- a CDS encoding 4'-phosphopantetheinyl transferase family protein has product MSQLPVPDRDTVHVWVGRGAGGRPGRAGRLLRRAGATLLGRAEAEIVVGRAPDGRPLVSAGGPGGRTVALPVSVSRADGVVLVAARRAGPVGIDVERRRELPALALARRWYAPGELAWLAARPAPERAVDFLRLWTAKEAVGKALGVGLRGGGLRRPVPVPDGDDLLRPLPGRADLRVGHPAVDRDLVVAVAVAGPSGAGRDVEVLVVDADVGLVQRTGHGVAAERSASGERTSLPVVVRGS; this is encoded by the coding sequence GTGAGCCAGCTACCGGTGCCCGATCGGGACACCGTGCACGTGTGGGTCGGCCGGGGCGCCGGCGGTCGGCCGGGGCGGGCCGGGCGGCTGCTGCGGCGGGCGGGAGCCACGCTGCTCGGCCGCGCGGAGGCGGAGATCGTGGTGGGGCGCGCCCCCGACGGGCGGCCGCTGGTCAGCGCGGGCGGGCCGGGCGGCCGGACGGTGGCGCTGCCGGTCAGCGTCAGCCGCGCCGACGGTGTGGTGCTGGTCGCCGCCCGCCGGGCGGGACCGGTCGGGATCGACGTCGAGCGCCGCCGGGAGCTGCCCGCGTTGGCGCTGGCCCGCCGCTGGTACGCCCCGGGCGAGCTGGCCTGGCTGGCTGCCCGGCCGGCGCCGGAGCGGGCCGTCGATTTCCTGCGGCTGTGGACCGCCAAGGAGGCGGTCGGCAAGGCGCTCGGCGTGGGGCTGCGCGGCGGTGGGCTGCGCCGGCCGGTGCCGGTGCCCGATGGCGATGACCTGCTGCGGCCGCTGCCCGGCCGGGCCGACCTGCGGGTCGGGCACCCGGCGGTCGATCGGGACCTGGTGGTGGCGGTCGCGGTCGCCGGCCCGTCCGGCGCGGGCCGTGACGTCGAGGTGCTCGTGGTGGACGCTGACGTCGGGCTGGTACAGCGGACCGGTCATGGCGTCGCCGCCGAGCGCAGCGCGTCCGGGGAGCGGACCAGCTTGCCGGTGGTGGTGCGGGGCAGCTGA